The Cyclobacteriaceae bacterium genome includes a region encoding these proteins:
- a CDS encoding response regulator, with protein MNQLSILLIEDDPDDVELLQEALKNANIQYNLHVLGEGNTVLPYLEVCKNFPNIILLDLNIPKLHGREVLKLLKSSDKFKGIPVAVLTTASSQTERDLCIELGADQFLTKPATVDGFTKTVKLIVDVAAASS; from the coding sequence ATGAATCAATTATCAATCCTTCTTATCGAAGACGATCCGGATGACGTGGAATTACTTCAGGAAGCTCTGAAAAACGCGAATATTCAATATAATTTGCATGTTTTAGGAGAAGGAAACACAGTCCTCCCTTACCTCGAAGTGTGTAAAAATTTCCCCAATATTATTCTCCTGGATCTTAACATTCCCAAGCTCCACGGCCGGGAGGTTCTCAAACTTTTAAAATCTTCGGACAAATTCAAGGGCATTCCCGTGGCAGTTCTTACAACCGCCTCTTCTCAAACTGAAAGGGATTTATGCATAGAGCTGGGTGCTGATCAGTTTTTAACAAAGCCCGCGACAGTGGATGGTTTTACAAAAACAGTAAAGCTGATTGTAGATGTTGCTGCTGCTTCCAGTTAA
- a CDS encoding PAS domain-containing protein, translating into MLIKTLKKEEKKTALNLNRYVIGIGASAGGLEAIHDLFDYMPKNTGFSFVVIQHLSPDYKSLMAELLSRHTQMKVYEAEDAMEVEPDCIYVIPSKKLMTIKQGRIKLVEKIKDKLPNNAIDVFLESLAKECKSNAIGIILSGTGTDGSKGIKEIKKEGGIVIVQDPLTASFDGMPLSAVDTGCADLILPPEIIGEEIANYLNELPLIKSFYPFGKKDEETLREILDLLNRVTRRDFTHYKRPTLFRRLAKRMSEVGIKSINDYKNHLVSDEEEVKNLSKEFLINVTKFFRDAEAFEVLRTEVIPRIIDEHKKEEAIKVWVVACSTGEEAYSIAMLFLEYFENHNIEPKNLKVFATDIDTDALEVASRGVYSDAIAKDVSQSRLQKYFVQEGNRFRVTADIRKHVVFANHDILKDPPFSHLNLITCRNMFIYVNPTLQQKILRKFHFALGSNSFLMMGPSENIDIIKDYMQEINRKWKIYRCTIKAKVIENDTLIMPLDKNMVYPNGKSNYRNLNNNLAEIFKDTLLESNKIAALFIDKDFTLKQAIGAYKSFIQFPDNAFNFNLLKMVSGDLSVALGVAVRKAIVQNEKIVMNGVQLHESGSIRRVSVLVKPYLNSNEYQQAFLCVVLEEEEPASKSARTKTNSSPVTSDAILEIEQELKETRENLQAVIEEMETANEELQSSAEELTSTNEELQSTNEELQSLNEELHTVSGEHQLKIKELHELNDDLNNYFNNSSIGHIVVDDKLIIRKFSPSATTMINLIGSDIGRSIVHITTNIKDFNLVDAIKRVIKTDVPFDKEIMLQEHKYYLMRIAPYVKRDQVSEGVVINITDISESKRLSSIVDGIFVTSNSGITAQKTMRDKDNKIIDFQYLAANVAAEQFFGMSRFDIPGKSFLKIFPHHASELFERLKEVVETGVEENDEFHHESTGRWYKLNAAKMLDGLVITHTDITEQKQASEIIAHNYEELESTSRQLKDSNTQLERSNLDLLQFASVASHDLKEPLRKVQAFGNILRSRILPKLDPEETNYFDRMINASGRMQTLIEDVLSLSKLSDNSAKKASVDIAEVTKAILDDLEIMIRDKNASVEVGPLPVVQAVRWQMQQLFQNLISNALKFSSTDSKKPRIEIKEVPVTEEDENILGISKKEMVCICVRDNGIGFEEEYSDKIFGLFQRLHGRKYEGTGIGLAIAKKIVENHNGFIRVTSELEKGARFFVYLPAK; encoded by the coding sequence ATGCTCATCAAGACCCTAAAAAAGGAAGAGAAGAAAACTGCACTGAATTTAAACCGGTACGTGATAGGAATCGGCGCGTCAGCGGGTGGATTAGAAGCAATTCACGATCTGTTCGACTACATGCCCAAGAATACCGGATTTTCATTTGTCGTCATTCAACACCTGTCTCCTGACTATAAAAGTCTGATGGCTGAATTGCTATCTCGTCATACACAGATGAAAGTATATGAGGCGGAGGATGCAATGGAAGTAGAGCCTGACTGTATTTATGTCATTCCCAGCAAAAAGTTAATGACGATCAAGCAGGGACGCATCAAGTTGGTAGAAAAAATAAAAGATAAGCTTCCGAATAACGCTATCGATGTATTCCTTGAATCCCTCGCAAAAGAATGTAAGTCGAATGCCATAGGAATTATTTTATCCGGCACAGGTACGGATGGAAGCAAGGGAATCAAAGAGATAAAGAAAGAGGGAGGAATTGTGATTGTTCAGGATCCTCTCACTGCAAGTTTTGATGGAATGCCGCTTAGTGCAGTGGACACAGGCTGTGCAGATCTCATCCTTCCCCCGGAGATCATTGGAGAAGAGATCGCAAATTATCTTAACGAACTTCCCCTGATCAAATCTTTTTATCCTTTTGGTAAAAAAGATGAGGAAACTCTTCGGGAGATACTTGATTTGCTCAATCGGGTTACGAGAAGAGATTTTACTCACTATAAAAGACCTACTCTCTTCAGGCGTCTGGCCAAGAGAATGTCAGAAGTAGGAATCAAGTCTATCAATGATTATAAAAATCATCTTGTCTCTGATGAAGAAGAGGTCAAGAACCTTAGTAAAGAATTTCTCATCAATGTTACCAAGTTCTTCCGCGATGCAGAGGCATTTGAAGTACTGAGAACGGAAGTCATACCAAGAATTATTGATGAACATAAGAAGGAAGAAGCTATAAAAGTCTGGGTGGTGGCCTGTAGTACGGGTGAGGAGGCATATTCCATTGCCATGCTTTTCCTTGAATATTTTGAGAACCATAACATTGAGCCCAAAAATTTAAAAGTATTTGCAACCGACATTGATACTGATGCTCTGGAAGTCGCATCCAGGGGCGTGTACAGTGATGCAATTGCCAAAGATGTTTCTCAAAGTCGCCTTCAGAAGTATTTTGTACAAGAGGGAAATAGATTCCGGGTAACCGCAGATATCAGAAAGCATGTTGTTTTTGCCAATCATGACATTCTGAAAGATCCTCCTTTCAGTCACTTGAATCTGATCACATGCCGCAACATGTTTATCTATGTTAATCCCACCCTGCAGCAGAAAATATTAAGAAAGTTTCATTTTGCTCTTGGCTCGAACAGCTTTCTTATGATGGGCCCCAGTGAGAACATCGACATTATCAAGGACTACATGCAGGAGATCAACCGTAAATGGAAGATCTACCGGTGTACCATAAAGGCGAAGGTGATCGAGAATGATACGCTCATCATGCCGTTGGATAAAAACATGGTTTATCCAAATGGTAAGTCGAACTACAGGAACCTCAACAACAATCTTGCGGAAATATTTAAGGATACTCTTCTTGAATCAAACAAAATTGCTGCGCTGTTTATTGATAAAGACTTTACCCTTAAGCAGGCGATTGGTGCATACAAGAGCTTTATCCAATTCCCTGACAATGCTTTTAATTTCAATTTGCTTAAGATGGTATCCGGTGATCTCTCCGTAGCACTGGGTGTGGCAGTAAGGAAAGCCATTGTTCAAAATGAAAAGATTGTAATGAATGGTGTGCAGCTGCATGAATCCGGCTCCATCCGTCGGGTGAGTGTTTTAGTAAAGCCTTATCTCAACTCGAATGAGTATCAGCAAGCATTTTTATGCGTTGTGCTGGAGGAGGAAGAGCCAGCTTCCAAATCTGCAAGAACGAAAACCAATTCGTCGCCGGTAACATCAGACGCCATTCTGGAGATCGAACAGGAGTTGAAAGAAACCCGTGAAAATCTTCAGGCAGTCATCGAAGAGATGGAAACTGCCAACGAAGAACTGCAGTCCAGCGCGGAGGAACTGACTTCAACGAATGAAGAACTTCAAAGCACAAATGAAGAGTTACAGTCTCTTAATGAAGAACTGCATACGGTAAGCGGAGAGCACCAGCTCAAGATCAAGGAACTGCATGAACTTAACGATGACCTGAATAACTATTTCAATAATTCAAGCATTGGTCATATTGTTGTTGATGACAAGCTTATCATCCGCAAGTTTAGTCCTTCGGCTACCACGATGATCAACCTGATTGGTTCAGACATTGGAAGATCTATCGTACACATCACAACTAACATCAAAGACTTCAATCTTGTGGATGCTATAAAAAGAGTGATCAAGACGGACGTGCCATTTGATAAGGAAATCATGCTTCAGGAGCACAAATATTATCTGATGCGCATTGCTCCGTATGTTAAACGGGATCAGGTGTCAGAAGGTGTTGTTATCAACATCACCGATATTTCTGAATCGAAAAGACTTTCCAGCATTGTGGATGGGATCTTTGTAACATCCAATAGCGGGATTACGGCACAGAAAACGATGCGGGATAAGGATAACAAGATCATCGATTTTCAATACCTGGCTGCCAATGTTGCTGCGGAACAGTTTTTCGGAATGTCACGATTTGATATCCCTGGAAAAAGTTTCCTTAAAATATTCCCCCATCATGCTTCGGAGTTATTTGAAAGATTAAAGGAAGTGGTGGAAACCGGTGTGGAGGAGAATGATGAGTTTCATCATGAATCAACAGGGCGTTGGTATAAGCTGAATGCTGCCAAGATGCTCGATGGTCTTGTCATCACGCATACCGATATCACTGAACAAAAACAGGCTTCAGAAATTATCGCTCACAATTACGAAGAGCTTGAAAGTACTTCGCGACAGCTGAAAGATTCCAATACGCAGCTGGAGCGATCCAATCTTGACCTGCTGCAGTTTGCATCTGTGGCGTCACACGATCTGAAAGAACCTTTGCGAAAGGTTCAGGCTTTTGGAAACATTCTCCGATCCCGCATTCTGCCAAAACTTGATCCGGAAGAAACAAATTATTTTGACAGGATGATCAACGCATCCGGCAGAATGCAAACGTTGATTGAAGACGTATTGTCGCTGTCTAAGTTATCTGACAATAGTGCAAAGAAGGCGAGTGTAGACATCGCAGAAGTTACAAAGGCTATTCTTGATGATCTTGAAATAATGATTCGGGATAAAAATGCCAGTGTTGAAGTAGGTCCACTGCCGGTAGTTCAGGCGGTACGCTGGCAGATGCAGCAACTGTTTCAGAATCTTATAAGCAATGCCTTAAAATTCAGCAGCACAGATTCCAAAAAACCGAGGATCGAGATCAAAGAAGTGCCGGTAACGGAAGAGGACGAAAATATTCTGGGTATTTCTAAAAAGGAGATGGTCTGTATCTGTGTCAGGGATAATGGTATCGGCTTTGAAGAAGAGTACAGCGACAAGATCTTTGGATTATTTCAACGGCTACATGGACGCAAGTATGAGGGTACCGGTATAGGTCTTGCCATCGCGAAGAAGATCGTTGAAAACCATAATGGTTTCATCAGAGTTACTTCGGAACTGGAGAAAGGCGCAAGGTTCTTTGTTTACTTACCGGCAAAATAA
- a CDS encoding glycoside hydrolase, which yields MKFLGSLFLGLIFISNQSHSQVINLEGEWKFHVDDKSFWSVADFDDSKWGTIHVPSPWEEEGFNGYDGFAWYRKKFDGRKLDKADNYYLGLGFIDDCDEVYLNGKLVGFSGSMPPKFKTAYNTERKYVLPSDAINFNGENVIAIRIFDVVHGGGIIEGDIGIFRGESTKSLLVDLQGIWSFATSPSGEPIKKDATWDKLMVPQEWDQQGYARYDGFAWYKKTFTLPAVLPDEPLVLILGKIDDFDKTYFNGVFIGTTNDHRPYGESGSFDKRRVYLIPPDLLKKGGVNTIEVLVEDMGNIGGIHDGPVGITTRSKYNRYFEW from the coding sequence GTGAAGTTTCTCGGATCCCTTTTTCTCGGTTTAATCTTTATCTCAAACCAGTCGCATTCCCAGGTGATCAATCTGGAAGGCGAATGGAAATTTCACGTTGATGATAAATCATTCTGGTCGGTTGCCGACTTTGATGATTCCAAATGGGGAACCATTCATGTTCCATCCCCTTGGGAAGAAGAAGGATTCAACGGTTACGACGGCTTTGCATGGTATCGTAAAAAATTTGACGGCAGAAAGCTCGACAAGGCTGACAACTATTATTTAGGTCTTGGGTTCATCGATGATTGCGATGAAGTCTATCTGAATGGAAAGCTTGTAGGATTCTCAGGATCCATGCCTCCGAAATTCAAAACTGCTTATAACACCGAACGGAAATACGTATTGCCTTCAGACGCCATCAACTTCAATGGAGAAAACGTGATCGCCATCCGCATTTTCGATGTGGTCCACGGCGGCGGGATCATTGAAGGTGACATTGGCATCTTCCGAGGAGAGAGCACTAAGTCTTTGCTGGTAGATCTTCAGGGAATCTGGTCTTTTGCAACAAGCCCTTCCGGCGAGCCGATAAAGAAAGATGCTACCTGGGACAAGCTGATGGTTCCGCAGGAATGGGATCAGCAGGGCTATGCACGCTATGATGGTTTCGCCTGGTATAAAAAAACTTTTACACTTCCTGCTGTTCTTCCTGACGAACCGCTGGTTCTGATTCTGGGCAAGATCGATGACTTTGATAAAACATACTTCAATGGTGTATTCATTGGAACCACCAATGATCACAGACCTTATGGTGAGAGTGGATCGTTTGATAAACGAAGAGTGTACCTCATACCTCCTGATCTTCTGAAAAAAGGAGGCGTTAATACGATTGAAGTCCTGGTGGAGGACATGGGAAATATAGGCGGCATTCACGATGGCCCTGTCGGTATCACTACCCGATCAAAATACAATCGCTATTTTGAGTGGTAA